A genomic region of Campylobacter corcagiensis contains the following coding sequences:
- a CDS encoding Rha family transcriptional regulator: MSALVTINNIEVEFINSGDEIFITSLQVAEVFEKRHADTIRAIENLPDDDFRRRNFAFTERTAKFGAVVRSEPYYNLTKDGFSLLVMGFTGEKAYKFKVAYINAFNKMEAMLREKSEPLSEIDLLIHQAKILKENQQKLKSLEVKTDGLEKEQLKTKHNINRLLNNDNYMTVIAYANLKGIPAKKYNASALGRKATNLSKKLNLAMGAVIDPRFDSIKTYNVEILSEVFRSIV, translated from the coding sequence ATGAGTGCTTTAGTTACTATAAATAATATAGAAGTTGAGTTTATAAATAGTGGTGATGAAATTTTCATCACATCTTTACAAGTTGCCGAAGTTTTTGAAAAGAGACACGCTGATACCATAAGGGCAATTGAGAACTTACCAGACGACGATTTCCGACGACGCAATTTTGCGTTTACGGAGCGAACAGCTAAATTTGGGGCAGTTGTTAGAAGTGAACCGTATTACAACCTAACAAAAGATGGTTTTTCTTTGCTTGTTATGGGTTTTACTGGGGAAAAGGCATATAAATTTAAAGTTGCTTACATAAATGCCTTTAACAAAATGGAAGCTATGCTAAGAGAAAAAAGTGAGCCTTTAAGCGAGATTGACCTACTTATTCATCAAGCTAAAATTTTAAAAGAAAACCAACAAAAATTAAAAAGCCTTGAAGTTAAAACCGATGGTTTAGAAAAAGAACAGTTAAAAACTAAGCACAATATTAACCGCCTTTTAAACAATGATAATTATATGACTGTGATAGCTTATGCTAACTTAAAAGGCATACCAGCTAAAAAGTATAACGCCTCAGCTCTAGGCAGAAAAGCTACCAACCTCAGCAAAAAGCTAAATTTAGCTATGGGAGCAGTTATAGACCCAAGATTTGACAGTATTAAAACTTATAATGTAGAGATCTTAAGTGAAGTGTTTAGGAGTATAGTATGA